The following proteins are encoded in a genomic region of Spirochaetota bacterium:
- a CDS encoding DUF3293 domain-containing protein encodes MKEFKDYIEKAQNESNEEQPYLESGRARMLQVLNGVAPKIFTLGIITAENPMGMALSKEENENRNEELYSMLRSGFFGVKQHKGMYGNLENPFMIYNITFGILIKYAKEYHQEQFIFGEKHYNKENLPYMKFSLYEQGHHMANGKKIGDNKFKVISERYFYRDEKNAKDYYSEYKGKKFVIPFYDSDNGFIHAKRIHGKFGRLSYAEDELDNEFQKYCAEEINYLIEDSLRTVGYTSYSKRGQIKNKLDAFLKLLDER; translated from the coding sequence ATGAAAGAATTTAAAGATTATATTGAAAAAGCACAAAACGAATCCAATGAAGAACAACCCTATCTTGAAAGTGGTCGTGCGCGTATGCTTCAGGTATTGAACGGAGTTGCGCCTAAAATATTCACCTTGGGTATCATAACCGCAGAGAATCCAATGGGAATGGCATTATCAAAAGAGGAAAATGAAAATCGAAATGAAGAATTATATAGTATGTTGCGTAGCGGATTCTTTGGAGTTAAACAGCATAAAGGAATGTATGGAAATCTCGAAAATCCATTCATGATATATAATATAACATTTGGTATATTGATTAAATACGCCAAAGAATACCATCAGGAGCAATTCATCTTTGGAGAAAAGCATTATAATAAAGAAAATCTGCCATATATGAAATTCTCTTTATATGAACAAGGACATCATATGGCAAACGGAAAGAAAATCGGAGATAACAAATTTAAAGTTATTTCAGAACGATATTTTTACAGGGATGAAAAAAACGCCAAAGACTATTATTCCGAATACAAAGGAAAGAAATTTGTTATACCGTTTTACGATAGTGATAATGGCTTCATACACGCTAAACGAATACATGGAAAATTTGGAAGATTATCATATGCTGAAGATGAATTGGATAACGAATTTCAAAAATATTGCGCGGAGGAAATTAATTATCTAATAGAAGATTCACTAAGAACTGTTGGATATACCTCATATAGCAAACGGGGGCAGATCAAAAATAAACTGGATGCTTTCCTGAAATTGTTAGATGAGAGATAG
- a CDS encoding tyrosine-type recombinase/integrase: protein MGKKDDKIPVIRAADIRVQKKSPFRNKALSKNSIITYSAAVKGFDKFVKDIHADYNVVTIDQWLKKYRNPNTYNLKLQALKEYILKQYEDEPPEVKMKLVEALESIKRRKPQKAVMEDDYLSIEKVEELASLAKPLTACFILALFWTGCRVSELTNIKIIDCRANGKVSIRIRQGKGNKEREVYMPRTVYDRIREEFQGKEYLFETRAGTPYHRRNVSKTIAKEAREKMELDISAHTLRHSKAMYLKNVRGLSADQIAKALGHSSPLTTLQHYFHGTPTAEEQGIE from the coding sequence ATGGGCAAAAAAGACGACAAAATTCCGGTAATTAGAGCGGCTGACATTCGGGTACAAAAGAAATCCCCGTTTAGAAATAAGGCCCTGAGCAAAAATTCTATTATCACTTACAGCGCTGCTGTAAAGGGGTTTGATAAGTTTGTAAAAGATATTCACGCCGATTATAACGTCGTCACAATCGATCAGTGGTTGAAGAAGTATCGGAACCCCAACACTTATAACCTGAAATTACAGGCCCTCAAAGAGTATATATTAAAGCAATATGAAGATGAACCACCGGAAGTTAAAATGAAGCTGGTGGAGGCCCTTGAATCAATAAAAAGACGGAAGCCACAAAAGGCAGTTATGGAAGATGACTATCTTTCCATTGAGAAGGTCGAGGAACTGGCGAGCCTTGCAAAGCCGCTAACTGCCTGTTTCATCCTGGCGTTGTTTTGGACCGGGTGCAGGGTATCTGAGCTAACCAATATCAAAATAATCGATTGTAGGGCAAATGGGAAGGTCTCAATAAGGATCAGACAGGGGAAGGGGAACAAAGAGCGCGAAGTTTATATGCCAAGAACCGTTTATGATCGCATCAGGGAAGAGTTTCAAGGAAAGGAATACCTCTTTGAAACCAGGGCAGGAACTCCTTATCACAGGCGAAATGTATCAAAAACAATCGCAAAAGAAGCGCGGGAAAAGATGGAGCTTGATATTTCTGCTCATACCCTGAGACATTCAAAGGCCATGTATTTAAAAAATGTGAGGGGTCTGTCAGCCGATCAGATCGCAAAAGCATTGGGGCATAGTAGCCCATTGACGACATTGCAGCATTATTTTCATGGCACACCGACGGCGGAGGAACAGGGTATTGAGTAG
- the rnhA gene encoding ribonuclease HI, whose translation MEKKYYAVAKGRKPGIYKKWYDAKLQVDGYSGAIYKGFPKYDLAREWINRYRGSNKKVIQPGVMSVENIEEVTTSVDGKIIIYADGSCKNNPGPGGYGIIQIANGEEKEITGGYRYTTNNRMELMAVIVALENIDNKDFPVIIYTDSQYVVNSINKGWAKKWKANNWIKKDGNPALNRDLWEKLLLILNNLDVSFYWIMGHAGNPINEKCDKLAMMAARKSELLEDVGYVG comes from the coding sequence ATGGAAAAAAAATATTATGCGGTAGCAAAAGGGCGGAAACCAGGAATCTATAAAAAATGGTATGATGCCAAGTTGCAAGTTGATGGATATTCCGGTGCAATTTATAAGGGCTTTCCCAAATATGACTTAGCAAGGGAATGGATTAATAGATATAGAGGCAGCAATAAAAAAGTTATACAACCAGGTGTAATGTCAGTTGAGAACATTGAAGAAGTTACGACTTCCGTTGATGGTAAAATTATCATATATGCTGATGGCTCATGTAAGAATAATCCAGGACCTGGAGGTTATGGAATTATCCAGATTGCAAATGGAGAAGAGAAAGAGATTACAGGTGGTTATCGATATACTACTAACAATAGAATGGAATTGATGGCAGTTATTGTTGCTCTTGAAAATATTGATAATAAAGATTTTCCAGTAATAATATATACTGATTCCCAATATGTAGTAAATAGTATAAACAAAGGGTGGGCTAAAAAATGGAAAGCAAATAATTGGATAAAAAAAGATGGAAATCCTGCTTTAAATCGTGATCTTTGGGAAAAACTACTATTGATACTAAATAATCTCGATGTTTCATTTTATTGGATAATGGGGCATGCAGGTAATCCGATAAATGAAAAATGTGATAAATTAGCCATGATGGCTGCAAGAAAGAGTGAACTACTTGAAGATGTAGGTTATGTAGGATGA
- a CDS encoding helix-turn-helix domain-containing protein, whose translation MDKKQLIKTNELSEIISIPPYTIRKMARRKLIPAYKVNNTFLFDKEEVINCIKESGKID comes from the coding sequence ATGGATAAAAAACAATTAATTAAAACAAATGAATTATCTGAAATAATATCAATACCACCCTACACTATCAGAAAAATGGCGAGACGGAAATTAATACCTGCCTATAAGGTAAATAACACATTCCTCTTTGATAAAGAAGAAGTAATTAACTGTATTAAAGAGAGTGGTAAAATTGATTGA
- a CDS encoding site-specific integrase, producing the protein MDGTIVNRDRKLFEIIDLYLAYIAERKPEKYFKLHRKELTLFGQFFRDIHEDVKVIEIKRAHIKDFKEWRRKHSLVLHKREISVRAVNESVSVLSVFFNWCIDREYYTRSNPASRCKDSEDNFRLVILNPAQIAELLSKAKDCKDGWLYTGVVLALFAGLRKKEVLELQWGDIDPYQGVINLRAVATKSKKQRTIPLPGFLENHLSGIEREGEWVLMDHGTRVRADRFWYKWERFRDSLSFATLPNGLTLTFHDLRHVYAQSLRDAGVNLGDIQAYMGHSSVELTIRRYAQRGGEDGRAKVDRLTEVYHVH; encoded by the coding sequence ATGGACGGCACGATTGTCAATCGTGACCGGAAGCTCTTTGAAATAATCGATTTATATTTGGCTTATATTGCAGAACGGAAGCCAGAGAAATATTTTAAATTGCATCGGAAAGAATTAACGCTTTTTGGACAATTCTTTCGGGACATTCATGAGGATGTAAAGGTCATTGAAATTAAACGTGCCCATATTAAAGATTTCAAAGAATGGCGCAGAAAGCATTCGCTTGTTCTTCACAAGAGGGAAATATCAGTCCGTGCGGTAAACGAATCAGTCAGCGTCCTGTCTGTCTTTTTCAACTGGTGCATTGATCGAGAGTATTACACCCGGTCGAATCCCGCCTCGCGGTGCAAAGATTCGGAAGATAATTTTAGGCTTGTCATTCTGAACCCGGCTCAGATTGCTGAGCTGCTCAGCAAGGCAAAGGACTGTAAAGATGGTTGGCTGTATACAGGGGTCGTGCTCGCTCTTTTTGCCGGGTTAAGAAAGAAAGAAGTTTTAGAGCTGCAATGGGGGGATATAGACCCGTATCAAGGTGTCATTAATCTCCGTGCAGTGGCGACAAAGAGCAAGAAGCAAAGGACGATTCCGCTCCCTGGGTTTCTTGAAAATCATCTATCAGGGATCGAGAGGGAAGGTGAGTGGGTTCTCATGGATCACGGCACAAGGGTCAGGGCGGATCGATTCTGGTACAAGTGGGAACGGTTTCGGGATTCCCTGTCATTCGCAACCCTTCCCAATGGGTTGACATTGACGTTTCATGACCTCAGGCACGTGTATGCCCAATCGCTCAGGGACGCAGGGGTCAACCTAGGAGACATCCAAGCCTATATGGGGCATTCGTCAGTCGAATTGACTATCAGGAGGTACGCACAGCGCGGTGGAGAAGATGGGAGGGCAAAGGTAGACAGATTGACCGAAGTCTATCATGTACACTAG
- a CDS encoding site-specific integrase gives MPYYKDHNQKGVPAGKTKYYFDASYNGQRFRERVVCRSIEAPRKFAEWVEMCQAGSSGGDNLLFELFERYLQEFVRVHKSNKQYKTEVVFFANRLKKFFQNEYLIEIKRCHIERYLAWRAEQEGRNGKVSRSTLNKDLNILSSFFSWCIRHEYYNKVSPCTQLRKNEQNFRHVRLNGAQIVELLKKSVQFGGLHTVVMLGVFTGLRKREMMRLKWDDIDFETRHIEIRAENSKSKKMRSIPMPDLLFDYLIKLEHTSEKVITISDSTLKRHFKEFRETLSFKDNLTVDRLTVHDLRHIYAGLMRDSGVSLDDVQHFLGHSSPVVTHMRYAQAGGFDGVSKVNRIVNIIEPKVN, from the coding sequence ATGCCTTACTATAAAGATCATAACCAAAAAGGAGTACCTGCTGGTAAAACAAAATACTACTTCGATGCAAGTTACAATGGTCAACGTTTTCGGGAACGAGTTGTTTGTCGAAGCATTGAAGCACCCCGCAAATTCGCTGAATGGGTCGAAATGTGCCAGGCGGGAAGTAGTGGCGGAGACAATTTACTATTCGAATTGTTCGAACGTTACCTGCAAGAATTTGTCCGGGTACATAAGTCTAACAAACAGTACAAGACCGAAGTTGTCTTTTTTGCCAACAGGCTTAAAAAGTTCTTTCAAAACGAATATCTGATCGAAATCAAGCGATGCCATATCGAACGCTATCTCGCATGGCGGGCTGAGCAAGAAGGGCGAAATGGAAAAGTCTCTCGATCTACACTGAATAAAGACCTGAACATTTTGAGTTCGTTTTTTTCGTGGTGCATACGGCATGAGTATTACAATAAAGTAAGCCCCTGCACTCAATTGAGAAAAAATGAACAAAATTTTCGCCATGTCAGACTTAATGGAGCGCAGATTGTCGAACTCCTTAAAAAGTCTGTACAATTCGGGGGTCTTCATACTGTCGTAATGCTTGGTGTTTTTACAGGCTTACGGAAAAGAGAAATGATGCGATTAAAATGGGATGATATTGATTTTGAGACCAGGCACATTGAAATTCGTGCCGAAAATTCAAAATCGAAAAAAATGCGATCTATCCCTATGCCTGATCTGCTGTTCGATTATCTTATCAAACTCGAACATACATCCGAAAAAGTGATTACTATCTCAGACTCTACGCTAAAGAGACATTTCAAAGAGTTTCGAGAAACCTTGTCTTTCAAGGACAATTTAACAGTTGATCGCTTAACCGTGCATGACTTACGACACATTTATGCAGGGCTTATGCGTGACTCGGGAGTCAGTCTGGATGACGTACAGCACTTTCTCGGACACAGTTCGCCAGTAGTGACACACATGCGATATGCACAGGCAGGTGGATTCGACGGGGTTTCCAAGGTAAACCGTATCGTCAATATCATTGAGCCCAAGGTAAATTGA